In Caproicibacterium amylolyticum, a genomic segment contains:
- a CDS encoding glycoside hydrolase family 5 protein: MALFEQYRNGINLGGWLSQFSATRKQHFETFIQEQDIRQIAQWGADHVRLPVDSNVLEMQSAPYGSNEAGLAYVDRCLQWCEKYHLSVLLDLHHVQGHIYGEMDKPVPLFTEPTLRARFLKIWANLTQRYKGIGKNLAFELLNEISDASSYQWNQLCADAVKKIHQIDSRRIILIGSNEANSIFTLNQLAFSDEPNLVYNFHFYDPMLFTHQKAHFSQDLRDFNATVHYPGEMKGFPTYLATHRQYISKFYRTAWEETNDKALMQKYLTNAENFIRFTGRELYCGEFGVIKGAPEEDAVQWITDLTASLDTLHIGHAYWSYKEMDFGIVDEFSQVVRPQMLKVLFPNSRV, encoded by the coding sequence ATGGCACTATTTGAACAATATCGAAACGGAATTAACCTTGGCGGGTGGCTTTCACAGTTCAGTGCAACCAGAAAACAGCACTTCGAAACCTTTATTCAGGAGCAGGACATCCGGCAGATTGCCCAGTGGGGTGCCGACCATGTGCGTCTTCCGGTGGACAGTAATGTTTTGGAAATGCAGTCAGCACCCTACGGAAGCAATGAGGCAGGCCTTGCCTATGTTGACCGCTGTCTCCAGTGGTGTGAAAAATACCACTTAAGTGTATTGTTGGATCTGCACCATGTGCAAGGACATATTTACGGAGAAATGGATAAGCCAGTCCCATTATTTACAGAGCCGACACTGCGTGCGCGTTTCCTGAAAATCTGGGCCAATCTCACGCAACGATATAAAGGTATTGGCAAAAATCTCGCTTTTGAATTACTGAATGAGATTTCGGATGCAAGCAGCTACCAGTGGAACCAACTGTGTGCAGATGCTGTAAAAAAAATCCATCAGATTGACAGCCGCCGCATTATTTTAATTGGCAGCAATGAAGCAAACAGTATTTTCACGCTGAATCAGCTTGCGTTTTCTGATGAACCAAATTTGGTTTACAACTTTCATTTTTATGATCCCATGCTTTTTACACACCAAAAAGCACATTTCAGTCAGGACTTGCGCGATTTTAACGCTACTGTACATTATCCAGGTGAAATGAAAGGCTTTCCAACCTACCTTGCTACGCACCGACAGTACATCAGCAAATTTTACCGTACCGCATGGGAGGAAACCAATGATAAAGCGCTAATGCAGAAATACCTGACCAACGCTGAAAACTTCATCCGCTTCACGGGACGAGAGCTTTACTGCGGCGAATTCGGTGTCATCAAAGGTGCACCAGAGGAAGACGCTGTCCAGTGGATAACAGACTTGACCGCGTCACTGGACACGCTCCACATTGGACATGCGTACTGGTCCTACAAGGAAATGGATTTCGGCATTGTGGATGAATTCAGTCAAGTAGTCCGCCCTCAGATGCTAAAAGTGCTGTTTCCAAACAGTCGCGTATGA